In bacterium, the following are encoded in one genomic region:
- a CDS encoding acyl carrier protein: MSREMHDTVREYVIGEYVDEDDDIKIDDDTPLISSGIVDSFSMVSLKVFLEKKYDIKLPDEEATPEAFDTVNSIVALVKKFQAK; the protein is encoded by the coding sequence ATGTCCCGCGAGATGCACGATACCGTCCGCGAGTACGTCATCGGCGAATACGTTGACGAGGACGACGACATCAAAATAGATGACGATACGCCGCTCATCTCCAGCGGAATCGTGGACAGCTTCTCCATGGTCTCCCTCAAGGTCTTCCTGGAGAAGAAGTACGACATCAAGCTCCCCGACGAGGAGGCCACCCCCGAGGCCTTCGACACGGTGAACTCCATCGTGGCGCTGGTGAAGAAGTTCCAGGCCAAGTAG